Below is a window of Drosophila nasuta strain 15112-1781.00 chromosome X, ASM2355853v1, whole genome shotgun sequence DNA.
gatgatgacgacgacgatgacgatgatggtGTGATGCCTAATCTGTGCGATACGGAGGATGATATCAGACACACCATTGGGGGCAACACAAATCTGCGTGGTACGCTCTTGAATTCCGACGATGAAGTGGACAACCTGGTGCAGGATTTAGTCGATGGCGTCGAAGCGGAGGCCAGCAGCTATACAAACGATTCGCGGGTGCGTCAATCGCTCTATATGCGCGAAAAGTCCACCAAACGCAAGATCCTCAAAGATGGCAAGCTGGTGACTGGAACAAAGCAGCGCAAAGACAAAGGCAAGGCACGATACACCGCTTACAGTTTGTGGGCGCGTGATGTGCGCAAACGCGACTTTCCTGATCTCGGTGAGTAGGTTAGTTTATGCATTGAAGTGCATAACATTGATTTCCCCATTGGGTATTCAGATTTTGCGAGTGCTGCGCGACGTCTCAGCGAACTGTGGGCCAATGTGTCCAACAAGGAGAAGAACGCCTGGCGACGCAAGGCCAAAATCCAGGCGACAAAAGCTCGCACACGGGAGAAAAATGCGCTTAACAACACAACGACATCGTCCGCTGCGATGGCCAGCAAtggcaacacaacaacagctgctgtcCTAGACTCCACGACGTTTGTGAATCGCGCGACAACGAGTCGCACCAAGAAACTGGCCGCTCAGATGGCAAACACAAgcaccgcaacaacaacaaacacagcgATGCCCACATCTTGGGCGCAGAGCAGACAAAAGCGTAGCattaacacaaacacaagtcGCATCAAGTCGATACCCCCGGCAACGAGTGCAATGAATAGCTCAGCTGCCTCGGCTGCTGGTCTATTGGAATCACCAGCTGACATCGGtggcaagcaacagcagcaacagtcgagCATTGAAGCTATTGATGCGGCAGCGCATCTCAAACTGCTGGGCGAGAGT
It encodes the following:
- the LOC132795260 gene encoding FACT complex subunit SSRP1 translates to MDTPISTPSAKDFQVAGVSRSGRVRKKSSKLLDFESPEEIEKRTKRPGRQPARYPGRGRPPNAVREREQEMIIAYAEEEDNDDDDDIDDDDDDDDDGVMPNLCDTEDDIRHTIGGNTNLRGTLLNSDDEVDNLVQDLVDGVEAEASSYTNDSRVRQSLYMREKSTKRKILKDGKLVTGTKQRKDKGKARYTAYSLWARDVRKRDFPDLDFASAARRLSELWANVSNKEKNAWRRKAKIQATKARTREKNALNNTTTSSAAMASNGNTTTAAVLDSTTFVNRATTSRTKKLAAQMANTSTATTTNTAMPTSWAQSRQKRSINTNTSRIKSIPPATSAMNSSAASAAGLLESPADIGGKQQQQQSSIEAIDAAAHLKLLGESLTVIGERLKEHNGHVALSGSLSVLLDSLLCSMGPLLCMTTQIPGLENKKQLSTNLATTLDNIAYVMPGL